One segment of Mycobacterium spongiae DNA contains the following:
- a CDS encoding type II toxin-antitoxin system VapC family toxin, with protein sequence MIVLDASVLIAHLNSRDAHHDAATAVLLAATPGRMLAHTDTLAEVLVGGVRVRQGASMLDDLQSAGIGVAPHDDGEPLRLAELRASTGLKLPDCCVLDVAIHHQASLATFDEALAAVARKRGVPVHT encoded by the coding sequence GTGATCGTGCTGGACGCCAGCGTTCTGATAGCGCATTTGAACTCCCGCGACGCCCATCATGACGCGGCCACCGCGGTTCTGCTGGCCGCGACACCTGGACGGATGCTGGCGCACACCGACACGTTGGCCGAGGTCCTCGTCGGCGGCGTCCGCGTCAGGCAAGGAGCATCGATGCTTGACGATTTGCAGTCCGCCGGCATCGGCGTTGCGCCCCACGATGATGGCGAACCGCTGCGTCTTGCCGAACTACGCGCAAGTACGGGGCTCAAGCTACCTGACTGCTGCGTCTTGGATGTCGCCATCCATCACCAGGCAAGCCTTGCGACCTTTGATGAAGCGCTCGCTGCCGTGGCCCGCAAACGCGGCGTGCCTGTTCACACATGA
- a CDS encoding HNH endonuclease, producing MNGQFAAAAVVLAFLGAISGVLLLAVAKRRRLVVENSAALAELDSLNRNYRQRLQYSGPITYNWEDRVNSKAKLERYDLHAFFLANLAALEAELQYAIALRTNDLVVYAEYRGAYQHIDSTKLGRSATDQVNPEAFARIERKLFTKWTLSPPVCAAHVRCAVRYTSPKGQNSYSKALSWDFEGLRSAFTEMKRLREAQSTATFLRRQERNRMTASLRYQVLSRDGSRCQQCGANPQTRGVTLHVDHIVPVSKGGKTEMGNLQTLCEFCNLGKSNRH from the coding sequence GTGAATGGCCAGTTCGCCGCCGCAGCAGTCGTTCTAGCGTTCCTGGGAGCTATCTCTGGCGTCCTACTCCTCGCCGTTGCAAAGCGTCGGCGTCTAGTGGTCGAGAACAGTGCTGCGCTAGCCGAACTCGACTCGCTCAACCGAAATTACCGGCAGCGACTGCAGTATTCAGGTCCGATCACCTACAACTGGGAAGACAGGGTCAACTCCAAAGCAAAGCTCGAACGCTACGACCTCCATGCGTTCTTCCTTGCAAACCTCGCCGCCCTAGAGGCCGAGCTACAGTATGCAATCGCTTTACGGACAAACGATTTGGTGGTGTACGCCGAGTATCGCGGCGCATATCAGCACATTGACTCAACCAAGCTCGGCCGCTCAGCTACTGACCAGGTGAACCCCGAGGCATTCGCACGGATTGAGCGGAAGCTCTTCACCAAGTGGACGCTGAGCCCGCCCGTTTGCGCCGCTCACGTGCGTTGCGCCGTCCGGTACACCAGCCCGAAGGGACAGAATTCCTATTCCAAGGCTCTTTCGTGGGACTTCGAGGGGCTTCGGAGCGCGTTCACCGAGATGAAACGGCTTCGGGAGGCCCAGTCCACGGCGACGTTCCTACGCCGACAGGAACGTAACCGCATGACCGCCAGCCTCCGATATCAAGTCCTCTCGCGAGATGGCTCGCGCTGTCAACAATGCGGAGCGAACCCACAAACGCGTGGCGTGACCCTCCATGTTGACCACATCGTCCCGGTGAGCAAAGGAGGAAAGACCGAGATGGGCAACCTCCAGACCTTGTGCGAGTTCTGCAATCTAGGGAAGAGCAACCGCCACTAA
- a CDS encoding nuclear transport factor 2 family protein encodes MVLAGCGTTTGNPVAENGSTPPPTPVITATPPSRTTPTTTAPPSDQDQVRAAIKAFQDAANSQNWDAYLAAMCPAMRATFTAPIMEQVKTNRAADGITIVTVLGVTITGDTAKADLDSTNELIGSMQVSMTLARTEEGWKICM; translated from the coding sequence ATGGTGCTCGCCGGGTGCGGCACTACCACTGGCAATCCGGTCGCCGAGAATGGTTCAACCCCGCCGCCCACGCCGGTGATCACCGCTACGCCACCGAGCAGAACCACCCCGACTACCACCGCACCACCTTCCGACCAGGACCAGGTCCGCGCGGCAATCAAGGCGTTTCAGGACGCAGCCAACAGTCAGAACTGGGACGCTTACCTGGCGGCGATGTGCCCGGCCATGCGCGCTACGTTCACCGCGCCGATCATGGAACAGGTGAAAACGAACCGGGCCGCGGACGGCATCACGATCGTCACGGTCCTCGGCGTCACCATCACCGGCGACACCGCCAAGGCAGACCTCGATTCCACCAACGAACTCATTGGCTCTATGCAGGTCAGCATGACACTGGCACGCACCGAGGAAGGCTGGAAAATTTGCATGTAA
- a CDS encoding serine/threonine-protein kinase PknH/PknJ — translation MLKPGEVLAGYRIDRTLGVGGMGAVYLAAHPSLPRRDALKVLSAELSHDPDFRTRFLREADVASSLDHPNIVGVYDRGQTEDGQLWISMQFVDGTDAEAALRAGEMTPDRAVHIVAAVAQGLDHAHSRNIIHRDVKPANFLLSGPIGPSERVLMGDFGISRALDDVGLTATGSLVATVAYAAPEVLSGLSVDGRADIYSLGCTLFRLLTGKPPFASNGMAAVMMAHLQAPPPRVTDFVPSLPPALDAVIAIAMAKDPAARFPTAAALAAAAASALHDATMLISTPLPPVSSRDVSSYPPPGTAGWPDRGPRTMLAPGAVPPAATVSIRAPLPRRRRAGWIAASLAAVVVLVVVAAIVWPRGSSPAPPAAQGGNPAPARSSTTTGATAPTSATPTRRPATDVAPDQLRSILLSDSQIANIAGGAALTMDSDTTELSANASVSSPRCRGAWSPAQRSVYAGSGQTGAAVQTLRALGAAVWQDGVIQAAVSLDSVMSISGFMQGEQRRWVACAQAGAVTVTLPDGAAQSWTFSQPVTTGGIVTLTATPADGGVSCSRGIAARGNVVIDMRLCRPGGGGDVAALIRAAGDRVPRQ, via the coding sequence ATGCTTAAACCTGGCGAGGTACTGGCCGGCTACCGCATCGACAGGACGCTCGGCGTTGGCGGAATGGGCGCGGTGTACCTCGCTGCCCATCCAAGCCTGCCACGTCGCGACGCGTTGAAGGTGCTCTCCGCGGAGCTATCGCACGACCCAGACTTTCGAACCCGATTCCTGCGCGAAGCCGACGTCGCCTCCAGCCTGGATCACCCCAACATCGTCGGGGTCTATGACCGCGGTCAGACCGAGGACGGCCAGCTGTGGATCTCAATGCAGTTCGTCGACGGCACCGACGCTGAGGCGGCCCTGCGGGCTGGGGAAATGACACCCGATCGGGCAGTGCACATCGTGGCCGCGGTCGCCCAAGGCCTCGACCATGCCCACTCGCGCAACATCATTCACCGCGATGTCAAGCCGGCGAACTTCCTGTTGTCCGGTCCTATCGGCCCCTCAGAGCGGGTGCTAATGGGCGATTTCGGGATTTCTCGCGCGCTCGACGATGTGGGACTGACAGCCACCGGGTCGCTCGTGGCCACCGTTGCATACGCTGCCCCCGAAGTGCTCTCCGGGCTCTCGGTCGACGGGCGGGCAGACATCTACTCGCTCGGCTGCACGCTGTTTCGGCTGCTGACGGGCAAACCCCCGTTTGCGAGCAACGGGATGGCTGCGGTGATGATGGCGCATCTGCAGGCGCCCCCACCGCGGGTCACCGATTTCGTGCCGTCCCTTCCGCCGGCGCTGGATGCAGTGATCGCAATCGCGATGGCCAAAGACCCCGCAGCACGCTTCCCGACCGCGGCGGCGTTGGCGGCGGCGGCCGCATCGGCGCTCCATGACGCCACCATGCTCATCAGCACGCCGCTGCCTCCGGTGTCTAGCCGGGACGTGTCGTCCTATCCGCCGCCGGGCACGGCCGGGTGGCCCGACAGGGGCCCGCGCACCATGCTCGCCCCCGGTGCGGTTCCGCCGGCGGCGACTGTCTCGATCCGGGCGCCTCTCCCTCGCCGCCGCCGCGCAGGGTGGATCGCCGCGTCACTAGCAGCGGTGGTGGTGTTGGTGGTTGTTGCGGCAATCGTCTGGCCGCGCGGATCCTCCCCAGCGCCACCGGCGGCACAAGGTGGCAACCCAGCCCCCGCCAGATCTTCGACTACGACGGGTGCGACCGCCCCGACATCGGCCACCCCGACTCGGCGACCAGCCACCGATGTCGCACCGGACCAACTGCGGTCGATTTTGTTGTCCGACAGCCAGATCGCGAATATCGCTGGGGGAGCGGCGTTGACGATGGACAGCGATACCACCGAACTGTCGGCCAATGCCTCAGTGAGCAGTCCGCGGTGTCGCGGGGCTTGGTCACCGGCCCAACGATCGGTCTATGCCGGCAGCGGACAAACCGGAGCGGCGGTGCAGACACTACGCGCGCTGGGTGCGGCGGTGTGGCAAGACGGCGTGATTCAGGCCGCGGTCTCGTTGGACTCCGTGATGAGCATCAGCGGGTTCATGCAAGGCGAGCAACGCCGGTGGGTGGCCTGCGCGCAGGCCGGTGCGGTGACGGTGACCCTGCCAGACGGGGCAGCTCAGAGTTGGACGTTCTCCCAGCCGGTCACCACCGGCGGAATCGTCACGCTGACCGCCACCCCAGCCGACGGCGGCGTTTCGTGCTCGCGCGGGATCGCCGCGCGCGGGAACGTGGTCATCGACATGCGCTTGTGCCGCCCCGGCGGAGGCGGCGACGTCGCAGCGTTGATCCGAGCTGCCGGAGATCGGGTACCGCGCCAGTAA
- the fadA6 gene encoding steroid 3-ketoacyl-CoA thiolase FadA6 → MPEAYIVDAVRTAVGKRNGSLAGVHPIDLGAEVFHGLFERVDVDPAAVDDVIVGCVDAIGGQAGNIGRLAWLAAGYPEEVPGVTVDRQCGSSQQAISFGAQAIMAGTADFIVAGGIQNMSQIPISAAMEVGNQFGFTSPTAESKGWQHRYGDEEISQFRGAEMIAERWNLSREEMEQFALGSHERAFSAIRAGHFDNEIVPVHQNGTDFRIDEGPRETSLEKMAGLKTLVEGGRLTAALASQISDGASAVLLASEQAVKDHKLTPRARIHHISARGADPVVMLTGPIPATRYALEKTGLAIEDIATVEINEAFAPVVLAWLKEIKADPETVNPNGGAIALGHPLGATGAKLFTTMLNELERIGGRYGLQTMCEGGGTANVTIIERL, encoded by the coding sequence ATGCCCGAGGCGTACATCGTGGACGCTGTGCGGACCGCCGTCGGTAAGCGCAACGGATCCCTGGCCGGAGTGCACCCCATTGATCTCGGGGCGGAGGTGTTCCACGGCTTGTTCGAACGGGTTGATGTGGACCCCGCCGCCGTCGACGACGTGATCGTGGGGTGCGTGGATGCCATCGGCGGGCAGGCCGGCAATATCGGCCGGCTGGCGTGGCTGGCGGCCGGCTACCCCGAAGAGGTCCCAGGCGTCACGGTCGATCGACAATGCGGCTCCAGCCAGCAGGCGATTTCTTTTGGCGCGCAAGCGATCATGGCCGGAACCGCTGATTTCATCGTGGCTGGCGGTATCCAGAACATGAGCCAGATCCCGATTTCTGCGGCCATGGAGGTCGGCAACCAGTTCGGCTTCACCTCTCCCACGGCAGAGTCCAAGGGATGGCAGCACCGCTACGGCGACGAGGAGATCTCGCAGTTCCGCGGCGCCGAGATGATCGCCGAGCGGTGGAACCTGTCGCGAGAAGAAATGGAGCAATTCGCCCTCGGCAGCCACGAACGTGCGTTTTCGGCAATCCGTGCAGGACATTTCGACAATGAGATCGTGCCGGTCCACCAGAATGGCACGGATTTCCGCATCGACGAGGGGCCCCGCGAGACATCGCTGGAGAAAATGGCGGGTCTGAAGACGCTGGTCGAGGGGGGCCGGCTGACGGCCGCCCTGGCCAGCCAGATCTCCGATGGCGCCAGTGCCGTGCTGCTCGCGTCCGAGCAGGCGGTCAAAGACCACAAGTTGACCCCGCGGGCCAGAATCCACCACATCAGCGCTCGTGGCGCAGATCCGGTGGTCATGCTGACCGGGCCTATCCCAGCCACCCGCTACGCTCTGGAAAAGACCGGACTGGCCATCGAGGACATTGCCACCGTCGAGATCAACGAGGCGTTCGCACCGGTAGTCCTGGCCTGGCTCAAGGAAATCAAGGCCGACCCGGAGACGGTGAACCCCAACGGTGGCGCGATTGCCCTCGGCCACCCGCTGGGGGCCACCGGGGCCAAGTTGTTCACCACAATGCTCAACGAGCTCGAGCGCATCGGTGGCCGCTACGGGTTGCAGACGATGTGCGAAGGCGGCGGCACGGCCAACGTCACGATCATCGAGCGGTTGTAG
- the kstR2 gene encoding TetR family transcriptional regulator KstR2 has protein sequence MDRVAGQANSRRDELLELAAEMFAERGLRATTVRDIADGAGILSGSLYHHFSSKEEMIDELLRGFLDGLFARYREIVDTEANPLERLKGLFMASFDAIEHRHAQVVIYQHEAQRLASQPRFSYIEDLNQQQRKMWVEVLNQGIDEGFLRPDLDVDLVYRFIRDTTWVSVRWYQPGGPLTAEQVGQQYLAIVLGGITAQQQ, from the coding sequence ATGGACCGAGTGGCCGGTCAGGCTAACAGCCGGCGAGACGAGCTGCTGGAGCTCGCTGCCGAGATGTTCGCCGAGCGCGGCCTTCGTGCTACGACTGTGCGCGATATCGCCGACGGCGCCGGTATCTTGTCCGGCAGTCTCTATCACCACTTCTCCTCAAAAGAGGAGATGATCGACGAGCTGTTGCGCGGTTTCCTGGACGGGCTTTTCGCCCGCTATCGCGAGATCGTGGACACCGAGGCCAATCCCTTGGAGCGGCTCAAGGGCCTGTTCATGGCCTCGTTCGACGCGATCGAGCATCGCCACGCGCAGGTCGTCATCTACCAGCATGAGGCGCAACGACTCGCGTCTCAGCCGCGGTTTTCCTATATCGAGGATCTGAACCAGCAGCAGCGGAAGATGTGGGTCGAGGTGCTCAATCAGGGCATTGACGAAGGCTTTCTTCGTCCCGACCTGGACGTTGATCTGGTGTACCGATTCATCCGTGACACCACCTGGGTATCGGTGCGCTGGTATCAGCCTGGCGGGCCGCTCACCGCAGAACAGGTAGGTCAGCAATATCTCGCCATCGTCCTTGGCGGGATCACGGCTCAGCAACAATGA
- the ipdF gene encoding (5R,7aS)-5-hydroxy-7a-methyl-1-oxo-2,3,5,6,7,7a-hexahydro-1H-indene-carboxyl-CoA reductase: MTLSVAPKEVAGHGLLAGKVVVVTAAAGTGIGSATARRALAEGADVMVSDHHERRLGETADELSALGQGRVESVVCDVTSTAAVDALIDSTTARMGRLDVLVNNAGLGGQTPVADMSDDEWERVLDVTLTSVFRATRAALRYFRDAPHGGVIVNNASVLGWRAQHSQAHYAAAKAGVMALTRCSAIEAAEYGVRINAVSPSIARHKFLDKTTSAELLDRLAAGEAFGRAAEPWEVAATIAFLASDYSSYLTGEVISVSSQHP; encoded by the coding sequence ATGACCCTTTCCGTGGCGCCGAAAGAGGTTGCTGGACACGGACTTCTCGCTGGCAAGGTGGTGGTGGTCACCGCGGCGGCGGGTACCGGTATCGGTTCGGCCACCGCGCGGCGTGCGCTGGCCGAAGGCGCCGATGTGATGGTCTCCGACCACCACGAGCGACGGTTGGGGGAGACGGCCGACGAGCTGTCGGCGCTGGGACAGGGCCGCGTCGAAAGCGTCGTGTGTGACGTGACCTCAACCGCCGCCGTCGATGCCCTGATCGACTCGACGACTGCCCGGATGGGCCGCCTCGACGTGCTGGTCAACAATGCCGGCCTCGGCGGGCAGACGCCCGTGGCCGACATGTCCGACGACGAGTGGGAGCGTGTTCTCGATGTGACCCTCACGTCGGTGTTCCGGGCCACCCGGGCCGCGCTGCGCTACTTCCGCGACGCGCCGCACGGCGGAGTAATCGTCAACAACGCCAGCGTCCTGGGCTGGCGAGCTCAACATTCGCAGGCCCACTATGCCGCCGCCAAGGCCGGGGTCATGGCATTGACCCGGTGCAGCGCCATTGAAGCCGCCGAGTACGGAGTCCGGATCAACGCCGTCTCGCCCAGCATTGCCCGGCACAAGTTCTTGGACAAGACGACCTCGGCCGAGCTGCTCGATCGGTTGGCCGCGGGTGAGGCGTTCGGACGGGCCGCCGAGCCCTGGGAGGTGGCGGCCACCATTGCCTTTCTGGCGAGTGACTATTCCAGCTACCTCACCGGAGAGGTGATTTCGGTTTCCAGCCAGCATCCGTGA
- the ipdE1 gene encoding acyl-CoA dehydrogenase IpdE1, whose amino-acid sequence MQDVLEFRAEVRQWLADNLVGEFAALRGLGGPGREHEAFEERRAWNQHLAAAGLTCLGWPVEHGGRGLSTAHRVAFYEEYARADAPDKVNHFGEELLGPTLIAFGTPEQQQRFLPRIRDVTELWCQGYSEPGAGSDLANVSTTAELDGDQWVINGQKVWTSLAHLSQWCFVVARTEKGSKRHAGLSYLLVPLDQPGVQIRPIVQITGTAEFNEVFFDDARTDAGMVVGQPGDGWRVAMGTLTFERGVSTLGQQIVYARELSNLAELAQRTGAAEDPFIRERLTRAWTGLRAMRSYALATLEGPAVDGQDNVSKLLWANWHRDLGELAMDVVGKPSLTMADGEFDEWQRLFLFTRADTIYGGSNEIQRNIIAERVLGLPREVKG is encoded by the coding sequence ATGCAGGATGTTCTGGAGTTCCGCGCAGAAGTCCGCCAATGGCTCGCGGACAATCTGGTCGGCGAGTTCGCTGCACTGCGCGGCCTCGGCGGGCCAGGACGCGAGCACGAGGCTTTCGAAGAGCGCCGGGCATGGAACCAGCACTTGGCGGCGGCGGGACTGACCTGTTTGGGGTGGCCGGTCGAGCATGGCGGCCGTGGGCTTTCGACCGCGCACCGGGTGGCGTTCTACGAGGAGTATGCCCGCGCGGACGCGCCGGACAAGGTGAACCATTTCGGCGAGGAGCTGCTGGGGCCGACATTGATCGCGTTCGGAACGCCCGAGCAACAGCAACGGTTTCTGCCGCGGATCCGCGACGTCACCGAGCTGTGGTGTCAGGGATATTCGGAGCCCGGTGCCGGCAGCGACCTGGCCAACGTGTCGACCACAGCCGAACTCGACGGCGACCAGTGGGTGATCAACGGGCAGAAGGTGTGGACATCGCTGGCACACCTGTCGCAGTGGTGTTTCGTCGTCGCCCGCACCGAGAAGGGCTCCAAGCGCCATGCTGGCCTGTCGTACCTGTTGGTGCCGCTGGACCAGCCCGGCGTGCAGATCCGCCCGATCGTCCAGATCACGGGCACTGCCGAGTTCAACGAAGTGTTCTTCGATGACGCCCGTACCGACGCCGGCATGGTGGTCGGCCAGCCGGGTGACGGTTGGCGGGTCGCGATGGGGACGCTGACATTCGAGCGCGGCGTTTCAACGCTGGGTCAACAGATCGTCTACGCGCGTGAGCTTTCCAATCTGGCCGAGCTCGCACAGCGCACCGGCGCCGCCGAGGACCCGTTCATCCGGGAGCGGCTGACCAGAGCGTGGACGGGGCTGCGAGCCATGCGCAGCTACGCGCTGGCCACCTTGGAAGGGCCAGCTGTCGACGGCCAGGACAACGTGTCGAAGTTGTTGTGGGCCAACTGGCATCGCGATCTCGGGGAGTTGGCGATGGATGTGGTCGGCAAGCCCTCGCTGACCATGGCCGACGGCGAGTTCGACGAATGGCAGCGATTATTTCTGTTTACCCGCGCCGACACCATTTACGGCGGGTCCAACGAGATACAGCGCAACATCATTGCCGAGCGGGTGCTTGGCCTGCCCAGGGAGGTAAAGGGATGA
- the fadD3 gene encoding 3-((3aS,4S,7aS)-7a-methyl-1,5-dioxo-octahydro-1H-inden-4-yl)propanoate--CoA ligase FadD3, translating into MTTDPRTVPAAVDRSVRQLPGHDALVTDDRSFTSHELRDEVYRAAAALVALGVERGDRVAIWSPNTWHWVVACLAIHHAGAAMVPLNTRYTAEEAADILGRTKAPVLFAMGRFLDADRAADLDRAALPALRHIVRVPIDEPDGTWDEFMDAGAGAGTLDAVRARASAVSPDDVSDILFTSGTTGRSKGVMCAHRQSLSASASWAANGKITSADRYLCINPFFHNFGYKAGILACLQTGATLIPHPTFDPLQTLRTIEEQRITVLPGPPTIYQSLLDHPARPEYDLSSLRFAVTGAATVPVVLVERMQSELDIDMVLTAYGLTEANGMGTMCRPDDDAVTVATTCGRPFADFELRIAESGEVLLRGPNVMLGYLDDPEATAATIDAHGWLHTGDIGTVDDAGNLRITDRLKDMYICGGFNVYPAEVEQVLTRIDGVADAAVIGVPDHRLGEVGRAYVVARPDSDIDERAVIAYTREHLANFKAPRSVRFVDALPRNAGGKVVKSQLRELA; encoded by the coding sequence ATGACCACCGATCCCCGTACCGTGCCTGCAGCGGTCGATCGCTCGGTGCGCCAGTTACCCGGCCACGATGCGTTGGTGACGGACGACCGGAGCTTCACATCGCATGAGTTGCGCGACGAGGTGTACCGGGCGGCGGCCGCGCTGGTCGCGCTGGGCGTCGAGCGCGGAGACCGAGTGGCCATCTGGTCACCGAATACCTGGCACTGGGTGGTGGCGTGCCTGGCCATCCACCACGCCGGCGCGGCGATGGTTCCGCTGAACACGCGTTATACCGCGGAGGAAGCCGCCGACATCTTGGGTCGAACCAAGGCGCCCGTGCTATTCGCGATGGGCCGATTCCTGGACGCCGACCGGGCAGCCGACTTGGATCGTGCTGCCCTGCCCGCGCTGCGCCACATCGTTCGGGTGCCGATCGACGAACCCGATGGAACCTGGGATGAGTTCATGGACGCAGGGGCGGGTGCCGGAACCCTCGACGCGGTACGCGCGCGGGCTAGCGCCGTCTCGCCCGACGACGTCAGCGACATCCTGTTCACCTCCGGCACCACGGGCCGAAGCAAGGGCGTGATGTGCGCACACCGGCAATCGTTGTCGGCGTCGGCTTCGTGGGCCGCCAACGGCAAGATCACGAGCGCCGACCGCTACCTGTGCATCAACCCGTTCTTTCACAATTTCGGCTACAAGGCTGGAATCTTGGCTTGCCTACAGACCGGCGCGACGCTGATCCCACACCCGACATTCGACCCACTGCAAACGCTGCGAACGATCGAGGAACAGCGCATCACCGTGTTGCCGGGTCCGCCCACGATTTACCAGAGCTTGCTCGATCACCCGGCTAGGCCGGAATACGACCTGAGCTCGCTGCGGTTCGCGGTGACCGGTGCGGCCACCGTGCCGGTCGTGTTGGTGGAGCGCATGCAGTCCGAACTCGACATCGACATGGTGCTCACCGCCTACGGCCTGACCGAGGCCAACGGGATGGGGACGATGTGCCGCCCCGACGACGACGCGGTGACGGTTGCCACCACCTGCGGACGACCTTTCGCGGATTTTGAGTTGCGCATCGCCGAGTCTGGCGAAGTCTTGCTGCGCGGGCCCAACGTGATGCTCGGTTATCTTGACGACCCCGAAGCGACCGCCGCGACGATTGACGCCCATGGCTGGCTGCACACCGGCGATATCGGTACCGTCGACGACGCTGGCAACTTGCGAATCACCGACCGACTCAAGGACATGTACATCTGTGGAGGTTTCAACGTTTATCCCGCCGAAGTTGAGCAAGTGTTGACGCGAATCGACGGCGTGGCCGACGCGGCGGTGATTGGCGTTCCCGACCATCGGCTCGGCGAGGTCGGTCGCGCCTACGTGGTTGCTCGACCGGATTCGGACATCGACGAACGCGCGGTGATCGCCTATACGCGTGAACATTTAGCGAACTTCAAGGCACCGCGTTCGGTGCGGTTCGTCGACGCATTGCCGCGGAATGCCGGCGGCAAAGTAGTCAAATCACAACTGCGAGAGCTGGCCTGA
- a CDS encoding acyl-CoA dehydrogenase family protein: protein MDLNFDEETLAFQAEVREFLSVNRDSIPVKSYDNAEGFAQHRHWDRVLFDAGLSVITWPEKYGGRDAPLLHWVVFEEEYFRAGAPGRASANGTSMLAPTLFSHGTEEQLDRLLVKMASGEQIWAQAWSEPEAGSDLASLRSTATQTDGGWLLNGQKIWSSRAPFADMGFGLFRSDPAAERHRGLTYFMFDLSAEGITVRPIAQLGGDTGFGEIFLDNVFVPDVDVIGAPNDGWRAAMSTSSNERGMSLRSPARFLAAAERLVALWKDNGSAPEFANRVASAWIKAQAYRLQTFGTVTRLAAGGELGAESSVTKVFWSDLDVEIHQTALDIRGADAELAGPWTDGLLFALGGPIYAGTNEIQRNIISERLLGLPKEKAGGKK, encoded by the coding sequence ATGGATCTGAATTTCGACGAAGAGACCCTGGCGTTCCAAGCCGAGGTACGAGAGTTTCTTTCGGTCAACCGAGACTCGATCCCGGTGAAGTCCTATGACAACGCGGAAGGGTTTGCACAACATAGACATTGGGACAGGGTTCTGTTCGATGCCGGCCTGTCGGTGATCACCTGGCCGGAGAAGTACGGCGGCCGCGACGCGCCACTACTGCATTGGGTGGTGTTCGAGGAGGAATACTTTCGCGCCGGCGCGCCGGGTCGCGCCAGCGCCAACGGTACTTCGATGCTGGCGCCGACACTGTTCTCACACGGCACCGAAGAGCAGCTGGACCGGCTGCTGGTCAAGATGGCTAGCGGCGAACAGATCTGGGCTCAGGCCTGGTCAGAACCCGAAGCCGGCAGCGACCTTGCGTCGCTACGATCCACCGCCACGCAGACGGACGGTGGTTGGCTGCTCAACGGCCAGAAGATTTGGAGTTCGCGCGCACCGTTCGCCGACATGGGATTCGGGCTTTTTCGATCCGACCCTGCAGCCGAACGACATCGCGGGCTGACGTACTTCATGTTCGACCTGAGTGCCGAGGGAATCACGGTGCGGCCGATCGCTCAATTGGGCGGCGACACCGGCTTCGGCGAGATCTTCCTCGACAACGTCTTCGTGCCGGACGTGGACGTCATCGGCGCCCCCAACGACGGGTGGCGTGCGGCCATGAGTACATCGAGCAACGAACGCGGTATGTCGCTGCGCAGCCCGGCACGCTTCCTCGCGGCCGCAGAGCGACTGGTTGCGCTATGGAAAGACAACGGCTCTGCACCGGAATTCGCCAACCGGGTGGCCAGCGCGTGGATCAAGGCGCAGGCCTACCGACTGCAGACGTTCGGCACCGTAACGAGGCTAGCCGCGGGCGGCGAGCTGGGCGCGGAATCGTCAGTGACCAAGGTGTTCTGGTCCGACCTGGACGTGGAGATCCACCAGACGGCACTCGACATCCGCGGCGCCGATGCAGAATTGGCCGGCCCCTGGACCGATGGCTTGCTGTTCGCCCTGGGCGGCCCGATCTACGCCGGGACCAACGAAATCCAGCGCAACATCATTTCGGAACGCCTGCTGGGTCTTCCGAAAGAGAAAGCCGGGGGCAAGAAATAG